From the genome of Cydia pomonella isolate Wapato2018A chromosome 1, ilCydPomo1, whole genome shotgun sequence:
CTCGGGACCGCGATTGAATTGGTGATCCAACTCGGTGAGGTTGATGTGTTTGGCGCCGCTTTTCCCTCCCTTATTTATCTCAGATAGGATGGAGGACACCGTATTACCCATTTGAATAGAACCGCGGGGGTCCACTTTTGGTTGCATAGGATGCATGTTAAAGTTGGGTAAGTAACTGTCTTGCGAGAAATTAGTTTCTTCTTGTTTTTCATCTTCGTCGGGAATGATGATCTCGGTGACTTGCGGTAGTTTTGGTATGtctttatcgcttattttattcTGGATGCGAGGTAGCGACACCACCTTAGCCACGCTGTTGTTCCGTTGACTCACGTGCACGGGGTACTGCTCGTTGTGAATCTCGACCGTTGGCTGTGAGAGTAGCAACTCCCTTTTGCCATTGCTGACTACTGGAACATTTATCTCTGAAATGGAGCAGTAGTCGGGTTCTACGTTAACTGTTGCTACTTGGCCCACTCTCCTCTTAACTTCTGCAACCCGTTGGTTAGCCGCAACGGCTTCAGAGTCTGACGGTTCTGTTTTTTCGGCTTTGAATTTGGCCGACAGGTTCTTTGGTTTCGGCGGCAAGGCGGGGGGAGTTCGCGGCACTTTTCTCTTGTTGAAAATCTTCATCGAGCCCAATTCGGCATCCTTCTTTTCGGTGTTACGTTCTATGTTAGCAGCTAGATTCTTAACTATAGAGCCTCTAATGTTTGGCACGGGCACTTTCGCGGCAGTCGTACGCGGCAGCGGTACAACCCGTTCGGCAGCCTTGGTGACTATCGGTTCGTATTCGTTGCTATAGATACTTTGTATCTCGTACTGAAATCCCTGCGCAGTGTTAGGGACTTCGTAGCTATGTTCAGACGCCGTCTCCAGGCTGAACTTTACGATTTTGTTCGCTCTCTTCTCTGATCGTGGCAGTGTGTGATTGTTTGCTCGCACTTTGTCTTCATACGAAATGCTATTGAGTGTGGAAAATTGGACCCGTTTGGTAGAAGATTTAGGACTTGGAGCTTCGCTGGACTTGGAATTGTCGTTGCTGCTGTCATCCAGAGAATTTTGGAGTAAAATTTGATTGACGCACTCGAGCACGGGGTTGTTCTTATATATTTCGTTGGTCGGGCTGTCGTCTGCGTCGCTCGTGCTGGCGTACCAGTTGTCGTTGAGGTCGTTGGGGTTAGTTTTAGTCAAAGTAGATTGTAGGTTATTGTTCTTATCATCGAATCTGTTATTGAATCGGTCGTTGTCCTGTATGATGTTGCTGCACAACACTTCATTTTTAGCTGAAATGACTTCAGCGTTGAGAATACCGCTATTGAAGCCGGCCACGAGCAAGTTGTCGGCAGATTTTGACTTGTTATTATTGAGTGTCCCCCGCTCCTCCATGCAGTCGGTGTCTTGCTCGGGGTCGCTAACATTGCAGTACCAAGGTTTCTCATTTGCCTCTTCATTGAGAACGTTGTTTAAGAATACTTGTCTGTTAGCCTTAATTTCATCGGACGCCTGTCTTTTTATGCCGTGCAGTCTTTCAATTTTTGTAGAATAAGTTTTCTCTGATTCACTGGCATTATCTATATCTTTCTTAGCTTCACCAATAAGTTGATCTATTTTCATAGACGCCCTCCTTATGTCTTTTGCAATTTGATTGGCTGTTAAGTCGTTTTCGTTGTTGACTTGATAACTCATGCCGACACATTCTTCGGCGCTACTGCTATTGGCTTGGTTATTATAACCTTTTTGCGAGTTATCGTAATATTTGTTACTCTTTCTTCCAGAGTATTTCCTTGATCGCCTGAAAACGTCTCGCCTGACAAAAGCTtgcttatttttaataaacgtTCCTTTGCTGCCAGTGCTGGCGTTGTTGCCTTCTTCGCTCGAACTGCTATTGCCATACGTGACATCGTTTTTAGGTAACTGGAAGCTTTTACTCAACCTAGTGTTCTTTTGGAATACAGGTGGCGAATTCCGTTCACGGTAACTCGAACTTCTGACAAAGTTGTTTTGGAATCTAGAGTCAGTGCTCTCTAGGCTTTGGAATTCTGGGTCGGTCTCGATGTTGGTTTGCTCACTCGTGAAGCCTAGAAGCTGTTGGCAGTTGCTGCAAAATCCCTTTCGAGCTTTGAGTTTGACGATTTCCTCTTGCTGGGACTTGATGATTTTCTCTTTCTGGTGAAGAGCTATGTGCACTTGTTTCTGTTCTCTGGTTAGGCGGGATTCTAGGAGGACTAGGGAGCGGAGGACGAGGGCGAGCTGGTCCTGGCGGAGGCGGCGCTCCTGGTTGGCGCGCTTGTCGCGGGTGGCAAGGGCTTGGCCGGCTTCGACGAGCTGGTGCCGCTGCTTGAGGACGGACTCAGACTGCTGCTGCAAGGCGCTGCGGACCGCGTCCAGCTCGCGTCGCAGTTCCATCGCTTCGGAACTGCTGTCCATCTGGAAACAAGGAAAAaacttatgttatttttatgtagTGTATATTCCAATGGCTTTAAGAATCAACTAAATCAATTTCATAGGAACTTGATGCAATGTACGCGgagccggatttagaggtctggaggcctcggggcaacaaaggagtggaggccc
Proteins encoded in this window:
- the LOC133524265 gene encoding putative uncharacterized protein DDB_G0277255, with the translated sequence MKFSTGSSSSSLASDSLSRKSTLCIYTEIDAPAPPPPCERMDSSSEAMELRRELDAVRSALQQQSESVLKQRHQLVEAGQALATRDKRANQERRLRQDQLALVLRSLVLLESRLTREQKQVHIALHQKEKIIKSQQEEIVKLKARKGFCSNCQQLLGFTSEQTNIETDPEFQSLESTDSRFQNNFVRSSSYRERNSPPVFQKNTRLSKSFQLPKNDVTYGNSSSSEEGNNASTGSKGTFIKNKQAFVRRDVFRRSRKYSGRKSNKYYDNSQKGYNNQANSSSAEECVGMSYQVNNENDLTANQIAKDIRRASMKIDQLIGEAKKDIDNASESEKTYSTKIERLHGIKRQASDEIKANRQVFLNNVLNEEANEKPWYCNVSDPEQDTDCMEERGTLNNNKSKSADNLLVAGFNSGILNAEVISAKNEVLCSNIIQDNDRFNNRFDDKNNNLQSTLTKTNPNDLNDNWYASTSDADDSPTNEIYKNNPVLECVNQILLQNSLDDSSNDNSKSSEAPSPKSSTKRVQFSTLNSISYEDKVRANNHTLPRSEKRANKIVKFSLETASEHSYEVPNTAQGFQYEIQSIYSNEYEPIVTKAAERVVPLPRTTAAKVPVPNIRGSIVKNLAANIERNTEKKDAELGSMKIFNKRKVPRTPPALPPKPKNLSAKFKAEKTEPSDSEAVAANQRVAEVKRRVGQVATVNVEPDYCSISEINVPVVSNGKRELLLSQPTVEIHNEQYPVHVSQRNNSVAKVVSLPRIQNKISDKDIPKLPQVTEIIIPDEDEKQEETNFSQDSYLPNFNMHPMQPKVDPRGSIQMGNTVSSILSEINKGGKSGAKHINLTELDHQFNRGPEKAELHKAEYFDDIDKFDLSQNFEEFKIDEELGSIVAEEYRISSGSSDGSMSDVVTEHILPVPEDDGKDKIDTFLGGDNLNKQKNAKLSNKPDLLSNIENLETESVRNSDIESSNSSGSNSGSYNTVKCEPRMIVAKAEVAKTKGTFDIFLETSGLSSKSIATNKQFVGVRPPSANHKNVLKPKDIKMRVKNPATTNKINEKPMTTAIKYFEPYV